The Methanoregula boonei 6A8 genome has a window encoding:
- the gyrA gene encoding DNA gyrase subunit A, with amino-acid sequence MTSEVPPAGTPETHKTEPISIEQEMKTSFINYAMSVIIQRAIPDVRDGLKPVHRRSLYAMWDMGNTSDKPTKKSARVVGDVMGKYHPHGDASIYDTIVKMAQPFSYRHPLVQGQGNFGSVDGDAAAASRYTEVRLFPYAEALLEDLDKETVEFVPNYDESLKEPTVLPSKIPNLLVNGTDGIAVGMATKMPPHNLREVCAAVNRFLDEPSVPVEELLKIMPGPDFPTGGILMGVDGVKNIYATGQGRIVVRGVAEIEESEGGNRGDRIIVTELPYQVNKAQWITAIADMVKDKKLDGISDIRDESDKDGIRVVFELRKGTISAVILNNLYRFTALESGFSAYNLAIVDGTPKLLNLPALLGNFVHHRIEVIRRRSEFDLKKCQERVHILNGLLTALASIDKIIAAIRGSDTVDNARIALISGFGLDELQANAILQMQLRRLAALEQQKIVDEKSTLEAEILKLETILASEENIKDEIRRETSEIALKFGDARRTEITLDASDLSTEDLIEDKTVLVSITTANYIKRMDLDTYRKQRRGGHGITGMTTKEDDVVSSVFAAGMKDYLLCFTNIGRVYWLKVYQIPESSRIAKGKPIVNLLNLKDEVVTTVIPIREFRKDRYLLFATQLGQVIKIPQDEFSFPRSTGTNAIRLRENDKLVDVITTDNTKEVVLSTRFGYGLRFHEDTVRIVGRGASGVIGMRLRGNDTIVALTLVEKDHLLSITDAGFGKRTEFDDFRGHGRATMGVKNMQVERDVVIHSRAVADTDEIFVMTASGVVIRTSVNSIRITGRGAKGVKIMRLDEKDKVIGVAIVTPEPGVEADPEPPAPVSPE; translated from the coding sequence TTGACATCTGAAGTCCCGCCTGCAGGCACCCCCGAGACCCATAAGACGGAACCGATCAGCATCGAGCAGGAGATGAAGACATCGTTCATCAACTACGCGATGTCAGTCATCATCCAGCGTGCCATTCCTGATGTCCGCGATGGCCTCAAACCGGTCCACCGCCGATCGCTTTACGCGATGTGGGACATGGGCAACACGAGCGACAAGCCCACGAAAAAGAGCGCGAGGGTGGTCGGTGACGTGATGGGTAAGTACCACCCGCACGGTGACGCATCCATCTACGACACCATCGTCAAGATGGCCCAGCCGTTTTCCTACCGGCACCCGCTCGTGCAGGGGCAGGGAAACTTCGGTTCAGTGGATGGGGATGCCGCAGCAGCGAGCAGGTACACCGAAGTGAGGCTCTTCCCGTACGCCGAGGCGCTCCTTGAGGATCTCGATAAGGAGACGGTGGAATTCGTTCCCAACTACGATGAGTCGTTGAAGGAGCCAACGGTACTCCCCTCGAAGATCCCCAACCTCCTCGTCAACGGGACGGATGGGATTGCGGTCGGGATGGCCACGAAGATGCCGCCGCACAACCTCCGCGAGGTCTGCGCAGCGGTCAACCGGTTCCTCGATGAACCCTCCGTCCCGGTCGAAGAACTCCTGAAGATCATGCCGGGCCCGGACTTCCCGACCGGCGGCATCCTGATGGGTGTCGACGGCGTGAAGAATATCTACGCCACCGGCCAGGGCCGGATCGTAGTCCGCGGCGTTGCTGAAATAGAGGAATCCGAGGGTGGAAACCGGGGCGACCGGATTATCGTCACCGAGCTCCCGTACCAGGTCAACAAGGCCCAGTGGATCACGGCCATCGCCGACATGGTCAAGGATAAGAAACTCGACGGGATCAGCGATATCCGCGATGAGTCCGACAAGGACGGGATCCGGGTTGTCTTCGAGCTCCGCAAGGGCACGATCTCGGCGGTCATCCTCAACAACCTGTACCGGTTCACCGCCCTTGAGTCTGGTTTCTCGGCGTATAACCTCGCGATTGTGGACGGTACCCCCAAGCTCCTCAACCTACCGGCCCTGCTCGGGAACTTTGTGCATCATCGCATCGAGGTTATCCGGCGCAGGTCGGAGTTTGATCTTAAAAAGTGCCAGGAGCGGGTCCATATCTTAAATGGTCTCCTCACGGCGCTTGCGAGCATCGATAAGATCATCGCGGCGATCCGCGGTTCTGATACCGTGGACAACGCACGCATTGCGCTCATCTCCGGATTTGGACTGGATGAACTCCAGGCAAACGCAATTCTCCAGATGCAGCTGCGCCGCCTCGCGGCGCTTGAACAGCAGAAGATAGTCGATGAAAAATCAACCCTCGAGGCGGAGATCCTCAAGCTCGAAACGATCCTCGCAAGCGAAGAAAACATCAAAGATGAAATCCGGCGCGAGACTTCCGAGATTGCACTCAAATTCGGCGATGCGAGGAGAACGGAGATTACCCTTGACGCAAGCGATCTTTCCACTGAGGACTTAATCGAAGACAAGACGGTTCTTGTCTCGATCACCACTGCCAACTACATCAAGCGCATGGACCTTGACACCTACCGCAAGCAGCGCAGGGGAGGCCATGGCATCACCGGGATGACCACAAAAGAGGACGATGTCGTGAGCTCTGTCTTTGCGGCGGGGATGAAGGATTACCTTCTCTGTTTCACGAACATCGGCCGGGTCTACTGGCTCAAGGTCTACCAGATCCCCGAAAGCTCCCGCATTGCAAAAGGCAAGCCGATCGTTAACCTCCTTAACTTGAAAGACGAGGTCGTTACAACGGTCATCCCGATCCGGGAGTTCCGGAAAGACCGCTACCTGTTGTTCGCAACGCAGCTCGGGCAGGTCATCAAGATCCCGCAGGATGAGTTCTCGTTCCCGCGTTCAACCGGGACCAACGCTATCCGTCTCAGGGAAAACGACAAGCTGGTCGATGTGATCACGACCGACAACACCAAAGAAGTCGTGCTTTCGACCCGGTTCGGGTACGGCCTCCGGTTCCACGAGGACACTGTGAGGATCGTGGGCCGCGGTGCTTCCGGTGTTATCGGCATGCGGCTGCGGGGCAACGATACTATTGTCGCACTGACGCTCGTGGAGAAAGATCACCTCCTGTCCATCACCGATGCCGGGTTTGGCAAGAGGACCGAGTTCGACGACTTCCGCGGTCACGGCAGGGCAACAATGGGTGTCAAGAACATGCAGGTCGAGCGGGATGTCGTGATACACTCGCGTGCGGTCGCGGATACCGATGAGATCTTTGTCATGACCGCATCGGGTGTCGTTATCCGGACATCGGTCAACTCTATCCGGATCACCGGCCGTGGCGCCAAAGGTGTCAAGATCATGCGTCTTGATGAGAAAGACAAGGTTATCGGCGTTGCCATAGTCACCCCGGAACCGGGTGTGGAGGCTGACCCTGAACCCCCCGCACCTGTATCTCCGGAATAA